A section of the Stenotrophomonas acidaminiphila genome encodes:
- a CDS encoding lipid A export permease/ATP-binding protein MsbA — MSLSETPWQTYRRLLGFAQPYRGLLMMAALGMLIEAAAGGGFLMLMSPITNNLVNPKDINGWMPLAIIGLFLLRGIAGYLTDIGMGRAARSIARDLRVRVLDKYLHLPGLQFDTEPVPSMLVRLGSDSDQVAQAAVDAMKVVLQQSLQVLVSLAAMLWYSWQVTLAIFVLAPPLAWVMNKVAKRYRRISHRIQESGAELLQAADQTLSSHQEVKIYGAQRSELARYGGLADTNLKLAMKVEATRSISSAMVQLIGAVGLASLLLIAGHEAAAGRLSVGNFVSMMLAMMTIIPALKQLTNVQNMTQRGIASAQRLFVVLDAQDEPDAGTRGLQRAEGLLEFRNVTARYPGQARPAMEGVSFVARPGTVTAIVGRSGSGKSTLIKLIPRFYEPESGQILLDGHPVQEYRLADLRRQIALVGQQVVLFDGSIAQNIAYGELQGRSAEQLQQAIAGANAREFVDQLPQGVDAQVGAKGGRLSGGQRQRLAIARAMLKDAPILILDEATAALDNESERLVQDALQRLMPDRTTLVIAHRLSTIEHADQVLVMDQGRIVERGTHQELLALGGLYEHLYRMQFRERQV; from the coding sequence ATGAGCCTCAGCGAAACACCCTGGCAGACCTACCGGCGCCTGCTGGGGTTCGCGCAGCCCTACCGCGGGCTGCTGATGATGGCCGCACTGGGCATGCTGATCGAGGCCGCGGCCGGTGGTGGCTTCCTCATGCTGATGAGCCCCATCACCAACAACCTGGTGAATCCGAAGGACATCAACGGGTGGATGCCGCTGGCCATCATCGGCCTGTTCCTGCTGCGCGGCATCGCCGGTTACCTGACCGACATCGGCATGGGCAGGGCCGCGCGCAGCATCGCCCGCGACCTGCGCGTGCGGGTGCTGGACAAATACCTGCACCTGCCCGGACTGCAGTTCGATACCGAGCCGGTGCCGTCGATGCTGGTGCGGCTCGGTTCGGACAGCGACCAGGTGGCGCAGGCCGCGGTCGACGCCATGAAGGTGGTGCTGCAGCAATCCCTGCAGGTGCTGGTCTCGCTGGCGGCGATGCTGTGGTACAGCTGGCAGGTGACGCTGGCGATCTTCGTGCTGGCGCCGCCGCTGGCGTGGGTGATGAACAAGGTCGCCAAGCGCTACCGGCGCATCAGCCACCGCATCCAGGAGAGCGGGGCGGAACTGCTGCAGGCCGCGGACCAGACCCTGTCCAGCCACCAGGAGGTGAAGATCTACGGTGCGCAGCGCAGCGAGCTGGCGCGCTACGGCGGCCTGGCCGACACCAACCTGAAGCTGGCGATGAAGGTGGAAGCCACGCGCAGCATCTCCTCGGCGATGGTGCAGTTGATCGGTGCGGTCGGCCTGGCGTCGCTGCTGCTGATCGCCGGCCACGAGGCCGCCGCCGGGCGCCTGTCGGTGGGCAACTTCGTGTCGATGATGCTGGCGATGATGACGATCATCCCCGCGCTCAAGCAGCTGACCAACGTGCAGAACATGACCCAGCGCGGCATCGCCTCGGCGCAGCGCCTGTTCGTGGTGCTCGATGCCCAGGACGAGCCAGACGCGGGCACGCGCGGGCTGCAGCGGGCCGAGGGCCTGCTGGAATTCCGTAACGTCACCGCGCGCTACCCGGGCCAGGCCCGGCCGGCGATGGAGGGCGTCAGTTTCGTCGCCCGTCCCGGTACCGTGACGGCGATCGTCGGCCGCTCGGGCAGCGGCAAGTCGACCCTGATCAAGCTGATTCCGCGTTTCTACGAGCCCGAGTCCGGGCAGATCCTGCTCGATGGACATCCCGTGCAGGAGTACCGCCTGGCCGACCTGCGCCGGCAGATCGCGCTGGTCGGGCAGCAGGTTGTGCTGTTCGATGGCAGCATCGCCCAGAACATCGCCTACGGCGAACTGCAGGGCCGCAGCGCCGAGCAGTTGCAACAGGCCATCGCCGGCGCCAACGCGCGCGAATTCGTCGACCAGCTGCCGCAGGGCGTGGATGCCCAGGTCGGCGCCAAGGGCGGGCGCCTGTCCGGCGGCCAGCGCCAACGCCTGGCGATCGCCCGCGCCATGCTCAAGGATGCGCCGATCCTGATCCTGGACGAGGCCACCGCGGCACTGGACAACGAGTCCGAACGGCTGGTGCAGGATGCGCTGCAGCGGCTGATGCCCGACCGCACCACGCTGGTGATCGCGCACCGCCTGTCCACCATCGAACACGCCGACCAGGTGCTGGTGATGGACCAGGGGCGGATCGTCGAGCGCGGCACCCACCAGGAGCTGCTGGCGCTGGGCGGGCTGTACGAACACCTGTACCGGATGCAGTTCCGGGAAAGGCAGGTCTGA
- a CDS encoding tetraacyldisaccharide 4'-kinase: MAGKGTQTPPWWYDGAPVPWTARLLAPLYAAVAGLRRGLYRRGWLRGRQVPVPVIVVGNITAGGTGKTPLTIALVERLREAGWKPGVASRGYGRDDAGSARWVTPELAPELAGDEPLLIAWKTGVPVRVDRDRVAAARALLEAGCDVVVCDDGLQHYRLARDIEIEVVDAQRRYGNGLLMPAGPLREPVARARDCDFRVVNLGQASDAGEVPPGAGFGEWTMRLRIDSARPLRGGRERSLQGFAGQRVHAVAGIAHPQRFFQMLRTRGIGVVPHAFADHHRYQASDLFFGSELPVLMTEKDAVKCKAFATDWHYAVPLQAELPAAFWVALLDRLGKLARA; encoded by the coding sequence ATGGCCGGCAAGGGAACGCAGACGCCGCCATGGTGGTATGACGGCGCCCCGGTGCCGTGGACGGCCCGCCTGCTGGCGCCGCTGTATGCCGCGGTCGCCGGCCTGCGCCGCGGGCTGTACCGCCGCGGCTGGCTGCGCGGCCGCCAGGTGCCAGTGCCGGTGATCGTGGTCGGCAACATCACCGCCGGCGGCACCGGCAAGACGCCGCTGACCATCGCGCTGGTCGAGCGCCTGCGCGAGGCGGGCTGGAAGCCGGGCGTGGCCAGCCGCGGTTACGGCCGCGACGATGCCGGCAGCGCCCGCTGGGTCACCCCGGAACTGGCGCCGGAACTGGCCGGCGACGAGCCGCTGCTGATCGCCTGGAAGACGGGCGTGCCGGTACGCGTGGACCGGGATCGCGTCGCCGCGGCGCGGGCGCTGCTCGAGGCCGGCTGCGACGTGGTGGTCTGCGACGATGGCCTGCAGCACTACCGGCTGGCGCGCGACATCGAGATCGAAGTGGTCGATGCGCAGCGGCGCTACGGCAACGGCCTGCTGATGCCGGCCGGCCCGCTGCGTGAACCGGTGGCGCGGGCGCGCGACTGCGATTTCCGGGTGGTCAACCTGGGCCAGGCCAGCGATGCCGGTGAGGTCCCGCCGGGGGCCGGGTTCGGTGAATGGACGATGCGCCTGCGCATCGACAGCGCCCGCCCGCTGCGTGGCGGGCGCGAGCGTTCGCTGCAGGGTTTCGCCGGGCAGCGGGTGCATGCCGTGGCCGGCATCGCCCATCCGCAGCGCTTCTTCCAGATGCTGCGCACCCGCGGCATCGGCGTGGTGCCGCATGCGTTCGCCGACCACCACCGCTACCAGGCATCGGACCTGTTCTTCGGCAGCGAGCTGCCGGTGCTGATGACCGAGAAGGACGCGGTGAAGTGCAAGGCGTTCGCCACCGACTGGCACTATGCGGTGCCGTTGCAGGCCGAACTGCCTGCGGCGTTCTGGGTCGCGCTGCTGGACCGCCTGGGCAAGCTGGCGCGGGCGTGA